From Paenibacillus sp. GP183, one genomic window encodes:
- a CDS encoding GNAT family N-acetyltransferase, with translation MNIATWGNQYVNQVIALWNEEAVKESYKELSAQSFEAIFLSNPYFDKENTFVLLERDQVIGFACGCTGDDLPLGDLAGYITCIVLSSDWRTDENYRMLLDVLEHRFQQKGKKQADILFFNPIKLPWYIPDTPNHEHNNAPGLPVDSPVYAFLLSQGYKERVQESGMYLNLAGFAIPDDNRAKEEKAVADGYKVELFDPGKHYGVDDMLSGLNNLLWQKEIAECTADGVPVVIAAHQGKAVGFAGPVIRQENGRGYFTGIGVHPDHEGHGLGSILFFKLCEAFEAIGTEYMSLYTGVSNPAIRIYEKAGFKTIKYFSVMRREFSS, from the coding sequence ATGAACATCGCGACTTGGGGGAATCAGTATGTCAATCAAGTCATTGCGTTATGGAACGAGGAAGCTGTAAAGGAAAGCTATAAAGAGTTGTCGGCACAAAGCTTCGAAGCTATCTTTCTATCCAATCCTTACTTCGACAAGGAAAATACATTCGTCTTGCTGGAGCGGGATCAGGTCATTGGATTTGCCTGCGGCTGTACAGGGGATGATCTGCCTCTAGGAGATCTAGCAGGATATATCACGTGCATCGTTCTATCTAGTGACTGGAGAACTGATGAAAACTATCGCATGCTGCTAGATGTCTTGGAGCATCGTTTTCAACAGAAAGGCAAGAAGCAGGCAGACATTCTGTTCTTCAATCCGATAAAGCTGCCTTGGTATATACCGGATACCCCTAACCATGAACACAATAACGCACCGGGTTTGCCGGTGGACAGTCCGGTCTATGCCTTCCTGCTCAGCCAGGGCTATAAGGAACGCGTGCAAGAAAGCGGCATGTATTTGAATTTGGCCGGCTTCGCCATTCCGGATGATAACCGGGCTAAGGAAGAAAAGGCAGTTGCCGATGGCTACAAGGTGGAATTGTTCGACCCGGGCAAACACTACGGCGTGGATGACATGCTGAGCGGATTGAATAATCTGTTGTGGCAGAAAGAGATTGCCGAATGCACGGCAGACGGTGTGCCTGTGGTCATTGCGGCGCATCAAGGCAAGGCCGTCGGTTTTGCCGGACCTGTCATTCGCCAAGAGAACGGCCGGGGTTATTTCACCGGCATAGGCGTGCATCCCGATCATGAAGGGCATGGTTTAGGCAGCATCCTTTTCTTCAAGCTCTGTGAGGCATTTGAGGCGATCGGGACCGAATATATGTCGCTTTATACTGGAGTCTCGAATCCTGCCATCCGCATTTACGAGAAAGCCGGGTTTAAAACTATCAAATATTTTTCTGTCATGAGAAGGGAGTTTTCATCATGA
- a CDS encoding BadF/BadG/BcrA/BcrD ATPase family protein, whose amino-acid sequence MRYAAGLDGGGTKTAVKVIDELGSTVHTFASGAINYNGQDEASVRSSLQDIFDTIAKVCGGLTHCAQVCIGAAGVSNPTVVTRLESTIRACGYQGELLITGDQETALCGAHDSEYGMIVIAGTGSICYGKNKAGVSHRTGGYGHLIDDEGSGYSIGRDLLAAVVRAHDGRLPETAIERMVFEQLQMESIQQIIGFVYDKRTNKKDIAALAPILSDASALGDETALAIANKSTHSLFELVVPVVEKLSLQEGSLAMAGSVLLKNPFVRNAFADMLKKEYPGMNCITAKSDAASGAALMALNRMPREER is encoded by the coding sequence ATGAGATACGCAGCAGGATTGGACGGCGGCGGCACCAAGACCGCGGTGAAGGTGATTGATGAGCTAGGCAGCACCGTCCATACATTTGCATCAGGCGCGATTAACTATAATGGGCAGGACGAGGCGAGTGTGCGCTCTAGTCTGCAGGACATTTTTGATACGATTGCCAAGGTGTGCGGGGGACTTACGCATTGTGCGCAAGTCTGCATAGGCGCGGCAGGGGTAAGCAATCCAACGGTCGTTACACGGTTGGAATCCACTATAAGAGCGTGCGGATATCAAGGGGAATTATTGATTACCGGCGATCAAGAAACGGCGCTTTGCGGCGCGCATGACAGCGAATACGGGATGATTGTCATTGCGGGTACCGGGTCCATCTGTTATGGCAAAAACAAAGCCGGCGTATCTCATCGGACCGGCGGTTATGGCCATCTCATTGACGATGAGGGCAGCGGGTACAGTATCGGCCGGGATCTGCTCGCTGCCGTGGTGCGTGCGCACGATGGCCGATTGCCTGAAACCGCAATCGAAAGAATGGTGTTTGAGCAGCTCCAAATGGAGTCGATTCAGCAGATCATCGGCTTTGTATACGACAAGCGCACCAATAAAAAAGATATTGCCGCTCTGGCGCCTATTTTGTCCGACGCCAGCGCACTTGGCGATGAGACGGCTCTGGCCATCGCGAATAAAAGCACCCACTCTCTGTTCGAACTGGTGGTTCCAGTAGTGGAAAAGCTGTCCCTACAGGAAGGAAGCCTTGCGATGGCTGGAAGTGTATTGCTCAAGAACCCTTTTGTGCGGAACGCGTTTGCAGACATGTTAAAAAAGGAATATCCCGGAATGAACTGTATCACGGCGAAGAGCGATGCTGCAAGCGGCGCGGCACTTATGGCATTGAATCGTATGCCGCGGGAGGAGAGATAA
- a CDS encoding anhydro-N-acetylmuramic acid kinase, whose amino-acid sequence MLRKLLERTSVTVAGIMSGTSLDGIDVALVRIDGCGIDAQVELLHFCSLPYEAEIREKLKQLCSIDQSDVARLCGMNFVIAERMAAAVAQTAADAKMPIEQIDLISSHGQTVWHIPEADAADPFLPKSTLQIGDLSVIAKRTGIPVVGDFRTADMAVGGQGAPLAPYGDFILFRHPDKGRILQNIGGIGNCTAIPATGQASASGEISGLIAFDTGPGNMVIDQVVYELTGSSLAYDEDGAFAARGQVHKDLLTDMLARPYFKQHPPKTTGRELFGKAYASSWLAAALRQGLSPEDIVATATAFTAHSIARAYQDFVFPHCNVSEVIISGGGAHNRTLIGMLRGLLPMQSILTSDEIGISCDAKEAILFALLGNDWLHGVPNNLPSATGASRPTVMGKLALP is encoded by the coding sequence ATGCTTCGAAAGCTGCTGGAACGCACCTCGGTTACCGTTGCAGGCATTATGTCAGGTACCTCGCTTGACGGCATCGATGTCGCACTTGTCCGCATTGATGGTTGCGGCATCGATGCGCAGGTCGAGCTGCTCCATTTCTGCAGCTTACCCTATGAAGCGGAAATACGCGAGAAGCTCAAACAATTGTGCTCGATCGATCAATCGGACGTAGCGCGCTTGTGCGGCATGAATTTCGTCATTGCCGAGCGCATGGCAGCCGCAGTGGCGCAGACAGCCGCGGACGCGAAGATGCCGATTGAGCAAATCGATCTCATCAGCTCTCATGGCCAGACGGTGTGGCACATTCCCGAAGCGGATGCGGCGGATCCGTTTCTGCCCAAATCGACTTTGCAGATCGGCGATTTGTCCGTCATCGCCAAACGAACGGGGATACCGGTTGTCGGCGACTTCCGCACCGCCGACATGGCGGTTGGCGGGCAAGGCGCACCGCTCGCACCTTATGGGGACTTCATCTTGTTTAGACATCCGGACAAAGGGCGTATCTTGCAAAATATAGGCGGTATCGGCAATTGCACTGCTATTCCTGCCACAGGCCAAGCTTCGGCGTCGGGCGAGATTAGTGGGCTCATCGCTTTTGATACGGGACCGGGGAACATGGTCATCGACCAAGTGGTCTATGAACTGACCGGCAGCAGCCTTGCTTACGATGAGGATGGAGCTTTTGCGGCGCGTGGACAAGTTCATAAGGACTTGCTTACCGATATGCTGGCTCGTCCGTATTTCAAGCAGCATCCGCCCAAAACGACAGGGCGAGAATTGTTCGGTAAAGCGTACGCTTCCTCATGGCTCGCAGCCGCCCTGCGTCAAGGTCTGTCGCCCGAGGATATTGTCGCCACGGCGACTGCATTTACAGCGCATTCCATCGCGCGCGCCTATCAAGATTTTGTTTTCCCGCATTGCAATGTGTCGGAAGTTATTATAAGCGGAGGAGGGGCTCATAACCGGACACTGATTGGGATGCTCAGGGGACTTCTTCCGATGCAATCCATCCTCACTTCGGATGAAATCGGCATTTCGTGCGATGCCAAAGAAGCGATTCTATTTGCATTGCTGGGGAACGATTGGCTGCATGGCGTGCCGAACAATCTTCCTTCGGCTACCGGAGCTTCGCGTCCCACTGTCATGGGTAAGCTGGCCCTGCCTTAG
- the nagZ gene encoding beta-N-acetylhexosaminidase has protein sequence MKDIQTMTLREKIGQMLLCGFYGTEATHELEELIEEHQIGGVIYFARNVVHPLQVARLSNQLQQIAERSNHVPLWISIDQEGGMVARITEGVALMPGQMALAAGGSAALDAVYEAAFISGKELRALGININFAPVLDVNNNSDNPVIGVRSFGESPELVAEFGYQSVKGFQAANVVATAKHFPGHGDTNVDSHLDLPTVAHSLERIRSVELVPFVKAIESGVDAIMSSHIYFPALEPDKLPVTLSKTVLTGLLREELGFEGVIMTDCMEMNAISEHFGTVAAAVMAVEAGADLILISHSRDLQVAAIAAIERAVREGRLTEARIDASVARLFALKHLRGVLTPQPDAATVPVVGTAAHCAVAQRLSEASITLVKDEQKLLPLRREKTLAVTVAAAVSSDVDEAYAGPASLGAALADHGLDVIDCVIPLREVGERSKAVLEDAQQAEQIVIGTYNARFHPAQVELVHALKALGKPLVVVALRVPYDLLEMPDVSTFIAAYESRPLALQSTARYLLGQLTPQGRLPVSLYPHYQADWKWESHK, from the coding sequence ATGAAAGATATTCAAACGATGACGTTGAGAGAGAAAATCGGGCAGATGCTCCTTTGCGGCTTTTATGGTACGGAAGCTACCCATGAGTTGGAAGAGCTAATCGAGGAGCATCAGATTGGCGGAGTTATTTATTTTGCGCGCAATGTGGTCCATCCGCTGCAGGTGGCTAGGTTATCCAATCAGCTCCAGCAAATCGCGGAGCGTTCCAATCATGTACCGCTTTGGATTTCGATCGATCAAGAGGGAGGCATGGTTGCCCGCATAACGGAGGGGGTTGCCCTGATGCCGGGGCAAATGGCTCTGGCAGCGGGGGGGAGTGCGGCACTGGACGCTGTCTACGAGGCTGCTTTCATCTCCGGAAAGGAGCTTAGGGCGCTAGGGATAAATATAAATTTCGCCCCGGTTCTGGATGTGAACAACAACTCGGATAATCCGGTCATCGGCGTCCGCTCGTTCGGCGAATCGCCTGAGCTTGTCGCTGAATTCGGATATCAGTCCGTGAAAGGCTTCCAGGCTGCAAATGTGGTTGCGACCGCGAAGCATTTCCCGGGACATGGCGATACGAATGTCGACTCGCACTTGGATTTGCCAACGGTTGCTCACAGCCTTGAACGGATTCGCTCCGTGGAGCTAGTGCCTTTTGTCAAAGCGATTGAAAGCGGCGTCGATGCGATCATGTCGTCGCATATTTATTTTCCTGCTTTGGAACCGGACAAGCTGCCTGTCACGCTCTCTAAGACTGTCTTAACCGGGCTGTTGCGCGAGGAACTGGGCTTCGAGGGCGTGATCATGACCGATTGCATGGAGATGAATGCCATCTCCGAGCATTTCGGCACGGTGGCAGCAGCCGTAATGGCGGTCGAAGCCGGGGCTGATCTCATTCTGATCAGCCATAGCCGCGACCTCCAGGTCGCCGCGATCGCGGCGATCGAGCGCGCCGTTCGCGAGGGTCGCCTGACCGAAGCGCGTATCGACGCTTCCGTCGCCCGCTTGTTCGCACTGAAACATCTGCGCGGCGTGCTCACTCCGCAGCCTGACGCAGCAACCGTGCCCGTGGTTGGGACTGCGGCGCACTGCGCGGTCGCGCAGCGCCTCAGCGAGGCGAGCATCACGCTCGTCAAAGACGAGCAGAAGCTGCTCCCGCTGCGGCGCGAAAAAACGCTCGCGGTCACCGTGGCTGCTGCTGTGTCGTCGGACGTCGACGAAGCGTACGCAGGTCCCGCTAGCCTAGGGGCTGCGCTGGCCGACCACGGTCTTGACGTGATCGACTGCGTGATCCCGTTGCGGGAAGTCGGCGAGCGATCGAAAGCAGTGCTCGAAGACGCGCAGCAGGCGGAGCAGATCGTCATCGGAACGTATAACGCACGATTCCATCCGGCGCAGGTCGAGCTGGTGCATGCCCTGAAAGCACTCGGCAAGCCGCTGGTCGTAGTCGCACTGCGCGTGCCGTACGATTTGCTGGAGATGCCGGACGTATCCACCTTCATCGCCGCATACGAAAGCCGCCCCCTTGCACTGCAGAGCACAGCCCGCTATCTGCTCGGTCAGCTGACGCCTCAAGGACGGCTGCCAGTCTCGCTCTACCCGCACTATCAGGCAGACTGGAAATGGGAGAGTCACAAGTGA
- a CDS encoding PIG-L family deacetylase, translated as MSEQKLTILAIGGHVGDMELTAGGVLASHAIKGDRIVTLALTAGERGVPAGRDVMEYREQKVNEAKGFAEMLGGEAIVFDIPDGELPDDDEIRFKVCDVIREARPNVIITHFKNSMHKDHMTTHRIVNDARFYAGLGAIKRELPSHFASKLYYAENWEDAVDYRPYVYVDFSKEAYELWVNAVSLHWFVTGSKSFPYLEYYKHLVRVRGIEARKEYAQTFMVPEETMRLLKTEL; from the coding sequence ATGAGTGAACAAAAGCTAACTATTCTGGCTATTGGCGGTCATGTAGGAGATATGGAGCTGACGGCAGGCGGAGTCCTGGCTAGCCACGCTATCAAGGGAGACCGAATTGTGACATTAGCGCTGACAGCAGGAGAACGAGGCGTTCCCGCAGGAAGAGATGTCATGGAATACCGCGAGCAGAAAGTGAATGAGGCTAAAGGTTTTGCCGAAATGCTGGGCGGCGAAGCCATCGTCTTTGACATTCCGGATGGAGAGCTGCCGGATGACGATGAAATTCGCTTCAAAGTATGCGATGTCATTCGCGAAGCGCGCCCGAATGTGATCATTACGCATTTTAAAAATAGCATGCATAAGGATCATATGACGACTCACCGCATTGTGAACGATGCGCGTTTTTATGCCGGCTTGGGAGCGATTAAGCGGGAGCTTCCTTCCCATTTTGCTTCGAAATTGTATTATGCCGAGAACTGGGAGGATGCGGTCGACTACAGGCCGTACGTTTACGTAGACTTCTCCAAAGAAGCCTATGAATTATGGGTGAATGCCGTGTCCTTGCATTGGTTCGTCACGGGCAGCAAATCTTTCCCTTATCTGGAGTACTATAAGCATTTGGTCAGAGTTCGCGGAATTGAAGCCCGCAAAGAATATGCGCAAACGTTTATGGTTCCGGAAGAAACGATGCGCCTTCTTAAAACTGAATTATAA
- a CDS encoding carbohydrate ABC transporter permease, with protein sequence MALYSNHTGKPAVKHLRNTIIFIVLLLFALATIFPIYFMIASSLGAPVESGAVSYSIFPSKITLASFKFFFDFSKYSYRWILNSLIVASTVMISNVLFASMAGYAFSKLRFKGRGMLFAVLLGSMMIPYQVTQVPLYILIVRVFNLQNTYSALIIPSIVTVYNIFLAKQFMSSIPTEILESSKIEGANQFQIYWRIILPLSKTVLAVMAILTFMDSWNTFFWPLLVTNTMDMETIQVGLKNFRFANTTFISPMMAGATISALPMFILFFSLQKYFLEGVTVGAVKG encoded by the coding sequence ATGGCGTTGTATAGCAATCACACAGGAAAACCGGCAGTGAAACATCTTAGAAATACGATCATTTTTATCGTCCTTCTCCTTTTTGCTCTGGCGACGATTTTTCCGATTTATTTTATGATCGCTTCTTCTTTGGGAGCTCCGGTTGAGTCTGGAGCGGTCAGCTACTCCATCTTTCCAAGCAAGATTACACTCGCTTCCTTCAAATTTTTCTTTGATTTCAGCAAATATTCTTATCGGTGGATCCTAAACTCGCTAATTGTGGCAAGTACGGTCATGATCTCGAATGTGCTTTTTGCCAGTATGGCCGGCTACGCATTCTCGAAACTCCGGTTCAAGGGAAGAGGCATGCTGTTTGCTGTGCTGCTGGGCTCCATGATGATTCCGTATCAGGTAACACAAGTGCCTTTGTATATCTTGATTGTCAGAGTGTTTAATCTACAAAACACGTATAGTGCACTGATCATACCAAGCATTGTGACGGTATATAACATTTTTCTCGCGAAGCAGTTTATGAGCAGCATTCCGACCGAGATCCTGGAGAGTTCCAAAATCGAAGGCGCAAATCAATTCCAGATTTACTGGAGGATCATTCTGCCTTTATCCAAGACGGTTTTAGCCGTTATGGCGATTCTGACTTTCATGGACAGCTGGAACACCTTCTTCTGGCCGCTGCTCGTGACCAATACGATGGATATGGAAACGATCCAGGTCGGATTGAAAAACTTCCGATTTGCTAATACGACCTTTATCTCACCAATGATGGCAGGCGCTACAATCTCTGCATTGCCTATGTTTATTCTGTTCTTCAGCTTGCAAAAGTACTTCCTGGAGGGCGTAACGGTAGGGGCGGTCAAGGGTTGA
- a CDS encoding DUF1343 domain-containing protein codes for MIRNGIDCIDRHYDLFKGKRLGLITAPSGLNSDFVSTIQILHERFHLAAMFSAEHGVRGDQAAGALVDTYLDPMTNVPVYSLYRKDSKRLSQEMLDEVDMVVYDIQDVGVRYYTFIYTMLYALEDCAKAGKEFVVLDRINPLDGITVEGNILKSGFQSFVGNYPLCVRYGLTIGELAVMANEQMNWNCKLHVVRSDGWERRMLFPDTGRAWVMPSLGIPRFDTALLYPGTCLFEGTNISEGRGTTVPFEMVGAPFIQAEKLADEMNGKKLPGVVFRPVYFKPTFSKYQGEQCGGVQLHVLDSRAIRPLETGITLMYAIRRNYEQFAFLPPFKEGSRPFIDLLCGDTVYRDDHLDVLAMLEQFREESRAFTRIKQQYHLY; via the coding sequence ATGATCCGAAACGGTATTGATTGTATTGATCGGCATTATGATTTGTTTAAAGGAAAACGATTGGGGCTGATTACGGCTCCAAGCGGATTGAACAGCGATTTTGTATCTACGATCCAAATTCTCCATGAGCGTTTCCATCTGGCAGCCATGTTTTCGGCGGAGCATGGCGTAAGAGGAGATCAAGCTGCCGGGGCTCTGGTGGACACTTATCTCGATCCTATGACGAATGTACCTGTATATAGCCTGTATCGTAAAGATTCCAAGCGCTTGAGTCAGGAAATGCTGGATGAGGTCGATATGGTCGTTTATGATATTCAGGATGTGGGAGTACGTTATTATACATTTATTTATACAATGCTATATGCTTTGGAGGACTGTGCGAAGGCAGGAAAGGAATTTGTGGTGCTTGACCGGATTAACCCGCTGGATGGGATAACGGTAGAAGGCAATATTCTGAAAAGCGGCTTTCAGTCTTTTGTCGGCAATTACCCGCTTTGCGTGCGCTACGGTCTGACTATCGGTGAGTTAGCCGTTATGGCGAACGAACAGATGAATTGGAACTGCAAGCTGCATGTAGTACGCTCGGACGGGTGGGAGCGGAGGATGCTTTTTCCTGATACCGGACGCGCATGGGTCATGCCATCCTTGGGGATTCCCCGGTTTGACACGGCATTGCTTTATCCCGGCACCTGTTTGTTTGAAGGGACCAACATTTCGGAAGGAAGAGGAACGACCGTTCCGTTTGAAATGGTAGGAGCGCCATTTATTCAAGCCGAGAAGCTCGCGGACGAAATGAACGGCAAGAAGCTGCCCGGCGTCGTGTTCCGGCCTGTCTATTTCAAGCCTACCTTCTCCAAATATCAAGGAGAACAATGCGGAGGCGTACAGCTTCATGTGCTGGATAGCCGCGCGATTAGGCCTTTGGAAACAGGGATCACTTTGATGTATGCCATTAGGCGGAATTATGAGCAATTTGCTTTTCTGCCGCCTTTTAAAGAGGGCTCTAGACCTTTCATTGATTTATTATGCGGGGACACGGTGTACCGTGACGACCATCTGGATGTCCTGGCTATGCTGGAGCAATTTCGGGAGGAAAGCCGGGCGTTTACCCGCATAAAGCAGCAGTATCATCTGTACTAA